A DNA window from Macadamia integrifolia cultivar HAES 741 chromosome 4, SCU_Mint_v3, whole genome shotgun sequence contains the following coding sequences:
- the LOC122075994 gene encoding 60S ribosomal protein L35-like isoform X1, whose translation MARIKVHELRTKSKTDLLNQLKELKAELALLRVAKVTGGAPNKLSKIKVVRLSIARVLTIISQKQKAALREAYKNKKFLPLDLRPKKTRAIRRRLTKHQDSLKTESQKKKEMYFPMRKYAIKVLCFLIQVYGPGETMTGICKQAIDYIIAAA comes from the exons ATGG CGAGAATTAAAGTTCATGAGCTCCGGACCAAGTCGAAGACAGATCTTCTGAACCAGCTGAAGGAGCTCAAGGCTGAGCTTGCCCTGCTTCGGGTGGCTAAGGTCACTGGAGGTGCACCTAACAAGCTTTCTAAGAT AAAGGTTGTTAGGCTTTCTATTGCTCGTGTGCTTACTATCATCTCTCAGAAACAGAAGGCTGCTTTGAGAGAAGCATACAAGAACAAGAAATTTCTTCCGTTGGATCTTCGACCAAAGAAGACCCGTGCAATTAGGCGTCGCCTTACAAAGCATCAG gatTCACTGAAGACAGAGagccagaagaagaaagagatgtaTTTCCCAATGAGGAAATATGCTATCAAG GTTCTTTGTTTCCTCATACAGGTTTATGGACCTGGAGAGACAATGACCGGCATATGCAAACAAGCAATCGACTACATCATTGCAGCAGCATAA
- the LOC122075994 gene encoding 60S ribosomal protein L35-like isoform X4 — MARIKVHELRTKSKTDLLNQLKELKAELALLRVAKVTGGAPNKLSKIKVVRLSIARVLTIISQKQKAALREAYKNKKFLPLDLRPKKTRAIRRRLTKHQDSLKTESQKKKEMYFPMRKYAIKV; from the exons ATGG CGAGAATTAAAGTTCATGAGCTCCGGACCAAGTCGAAGACAGATCTTCTGAACCAGCTGAAGGAGCTCAAGGCTGAGCTTGCCCTGCTTCGGGTGGCTAAGGTCACTGGAGGTGCACCTAACAAGCTTTCTAAGAT AAAGGTTGTTAGGCTTTCTATTGCTCGTGTGCTTACTATCATCTCTCAGAAACAGAAGGCTGCTTTGAGAGAAGCATACAAGAACAAGAAATTTCTTCCGTTGGATCTTCGACCAAAGAAGACCCGTGCAATTAGGCGTCGCCTTACAAAGCATCAG gatTCACTGAAGACAGAGagccagaagaagaaagagatgtaTTTCCCAATGAGGAAATATGCTATCAAGGTCTGA
- the LOC122075994 gene encoding 60S ribosomal protein L35-like isoform X3, translating to MARIKVHELRTKSKTDLLNQLKELKAELALLRVAKVTGGAPNKLSKIKVVRLSIARVLTIISQKQKAALREAYKNKKFLPLDLRPKKTRAIRRRLTKHQDSLKTESQKKKEMYFPMRKYAIKVYGPGETMTGICKQAIDYIIAAA from the exons ATGG CGAGAATTAAAGTTCATGAGCTCCGGACCAAGTCGAAGACAGATCTTCTGAACCAGCTGAAGGAGCTCAAGGCTGAGCTTGCCCTGCTTCGGGTGGCTAAGGTCACTGGAGGTGCACCTAACAAGCTTTCTAAGAT AAAGGTTGTTAGGCTTTCTATTGCTCGTGTGCTTACTATCATCTCTCAGAAACAGAAGGCTGCTTTGAGAGAAGCATACAAGAACAAGAAATTTCTTCCGTTGGATCTTCGACCAAAGAAGACCCGTGCAATTAGGCGTCGCCTTACAAAGCATCAG gatTCACTGAAGACAGAGagccagaagaagaaagagatgtaTTTCCCAATGAGGAAATATGCTATCAAG GTTTATGGACCTGGAGAGACAATGACCGGCATATGCAAACAAGCAATCGACTACATCATTGCAGCAGCATAA